In one Paenibacillus antri genomic region, the following are encoded:
- a CDS encoding GyrI-like domain-containing protein translates to MVATYTFEEKDSFIVLGIGTELKSDYTDYAGMNKEKENFWRAVEQNGTLDKLKAVAANDYIFAVNEAVNHKMMYYAGVMTDASIPEEHRVIQFPKGPYLVVKGEGKSADELSGMLTGIAFGQVLPATDHYAYVGGPNATVEMGHRDGLVYGEMWIPVVEK, encoded by the coding sequence ATGGTGGCAACGTATACGTTTGAAGAAAAAGACAGCTTTATCGTGCTTGGCATTGGGACGGAGCTGAAGAGCGACTATACGGATTATGCAGGCATGAACAAGGAGAAGGAAAACTTTTGGCGGGCCGTGGAGCAGAATGGAACGTTGGACAAGTTAAAGGCTGTCGCTGCGAACGATTATATTTTTGCCGTAAACGAAGCGGTAAATCACAAAATGATGTATTATGCCGGCGTTATGACAGATGCATCGATACCGGAAGAACACAGAGTGATCCAATTCCCCAAGGGACCGTACCTCGTCGTGAAAGGGGAAGGGAAGTCGGCCGATGAGTTGAGCGGTATGCTCACTGGTATCGCCTTTGGTCAAGTTTTGCCGGCAACCGATCATTACGCCTATGTCGGCGGGCCCAATGCAACGGTTGAAATGGGGCACCGGGACGGCCTCGTATATGGTGAAATGTGGATTCCGGTTGTGGAAAAGTAA
- a CDS encoding phage tail protein, translated as MSHIVDFKQVSTVGLESSPVAEALAGLRANEARYFMNKYKHEFTVVPAGESQETLDYVNRILKEERGIAFAARPLETARFQVENIKWAFVFYEDGLAINVMYTVDDPKKRAVGFKLSEGMEVPKELEEKKFKFARQKSKLAGTIRGSFFVIKGEY; from the coding sequence ATGTCTCATATCGTTGATTTTAAACAAGTGTCTACGGTCGGTTTGGAATCTTCCCCAGTAGCGGAAGCGCTTGCCGGTTTGCGTGCGAATGAAGCCCGTTACTTCATGAACAAATACAAGCACGAGTTTACGGTCGTTCCGGCCGGCGAAAGCCAGGAGACGCTTGATTACGTGAACCGGATTTTGAAAGAAGAACGCGGGATCGCGTTTGCGGCCAGACCTCTGGAAACCGCGCGTTTCCAAGTCGAGAATATCAAATGGGCCTTCGTCTTTTATGAGGACGGTCTGGCGATCAACGTCATGTATACGGTGGATGATCCCAAGAAGCGGGCCGTTGGATTTAAGCTGTCCGAGGGGATGGAAGTACCCAAAGAGTTGGAAGAGAAGAAGTTCAAATTTGCAAGACAAAAATCCAAGCTGGCGGGAACCATTCGAGGCTCGTTCTTCGTTATCAAAGGCGAATATTGA
- a CDS encoding carbohydrate ABC transporter permease, which yields MRRISISYRLFSWFNYTFLGVTSLLCILPMVHILAVSFSGKAPASANLVGLWPIDFTVDAYAKTLGNNNFLSALWIAVERTALGTVISMALIFLTAYPLSKEDYTFKGRTAYAWFFVFTMLFSGGMVPLYILVQKLHLMNTIWALVLPTAINVWLLILMLNFFRTVPKELEEAALIDGASHFRTMVSVFLPISLPAIATLSLFNMVFHWNSWFDGLLYMTEYDRYPLATFLQTIIVQQDFSKVNVRPEDLENIAQRTVKAAQIFIGALPILLVYPFLQRYFVKGIVLGAVKE from the coding sequence TAATTATACGTTCCTCGGCGTCACGAGCTTGTTATGCATCCTGCCGATGGTTCATATTTTGGCCGTTTCCTTCAGCGGCAAGGCGCCCGCCAGCGCCAATCTCGTCGGGCTGTGGCCGATCGACTTCACCGTCGACGCCTACGCGAAGACGCTCGGCAACAATAACTTCTTAAGCGCCTTATGGATCGCCGTCGAGCGGACCGCGCTCGGCACCGTCATCTCCATGGCGCTCATTTTCCTGACCGCGTACCCGCTCTCGAAAGAAGATTATACGTTCAAGGGCCGGACCGCGTACGCTTGGTTTTTCGTGTTTACGATGTTGTTCAGCGGGGGGATGGTTCCGCTCTACATTTTGGTTCAGAAGCTGCACCTGATGAATACGATCTGGGCGCTCGTGCTGCCAACGGCGATCAACGTATGGCTGCTGATCCTCATGCTGAATTTCTTCCGGACGGTGCCGAAGGAGCTGGAGGAGGCGGCCCTGATCGACGGCGCAAGCCACTTCCGTACGATGGTCAGCGTCTTCCTGCCCATCTCCCTGCCGGCCATCGCCACGCTGTCGCTGTTCAACATGGTGTTCCATTGGAATTCATGGTTCGACGGGCTGCTGTACATGACGGAATACGACCGGTATCCGCTCGCTACGTTCCTGCAGACGATCATCGTGCAGCAGGATTTCAGCAAGGTGAACGTGCGGCCGGAAGATCTCGAGAACATCGCGCAGCGAACCGTGAAGGCCGCTCAAATTTTCATCGGCGCCCTGCCGATTTTGTTGGTGTATCCGTTCCTTCAGCGGTATTTCGTGAAGGGCATCGTGCTCGGCGCGGTGAAGGAGTAA